In Humulus lupulus chromosome 6, drHumLupu1.1, whole genome shotgun sequence, a single genomic region encodes these proteins:
- the LOC133785327 gene encoding uncharacterized protein LOC133785327, with translation MPSNPILSLFSKELLTNENFMKWKANINIVLIGNNTKFVMTENESDIPDENETECVREKYERWHTAKNKAKAHMLVIMSETLRTKLENLDTDFHTMDQLKEMFGHKSNQARFEATKNYVNAKMVLGMHVRDHFIEMMNYF, from the coding sequence atgCCTTCCAACCCCATTCTCTCTCTATTCTCTAAGGAGTTGCTCACTAATGAGAACTTCATGAAGTGGAAGGccaacatcaacattgtgttgatcggCAATAACACTAAGTTCGTCATGACCGAGAATGAATCTGACATTCCCGATGAGAATGAAACCGAGTGTGTTCGGGAGAAGTACGAGCGTTGGCATACTGCGAAGAACAAAGCCAAAGCACACATGCTTGTGATCATGTCGGAAACACTGAGGACTAAGTTAGAGAATTTGGACACTGATTTTCACACCATGGACCAACTTAAGGAAATGTTCGGGCATAAATCTAATCAAGCTCGTTTCGAAGCCACCAAGAACTATGTGAATGCTAAGATGGTGTTAGGGATGCATGTTCGTGATCATTTCATCGAGATGATGAACTACTTCTAG